The region CCAATGACAATGCCAGCGGCCTGTCGGGCACCATTGAGGCGGCAAGGGTCCTCAGCCAGTACCGTTTTGCCAACTCCATTCTCTTTGCAGGACTGAGCGGTGAAGAACAGAACCTTTACGGGGGCACCTTCCTGGCCAAGAAAGCCAAGGAAGAAGGCTGGAATATCATCGGTGTGCTGAACAACGACATGATCGGCAACATTGAAGGCGTCAACGGCGTCATTGACAACCAGAGCTTCCGGATCTTCTCGGAGCCTTACTTTCAGGGCGCCGATGAGCAGACAGACGCTACAGCGGCGGCGCTTTTATGGCGGCGAGGTGGACGGTCCCAGCCGGCAGCTGGCCCGCTACATCCACCGCACCGCCCAGACTTATCTGCCGCAGCTGAACCCCATGCTGGTCTACCGCCTGGACCGTTTCGGACGCGGCGGGCATCACACTCCTTTCAACGACGCTGGCTTTCCCGCCGTGCGCGTGATGGAAACCAACGAGAACTACAACCGTCAGCACCAGGACATCCGCACCGAGAATGGGATCCAGTACGGTGACGTGATTGAAGGCGTGAATTTCGATTACGCGGCCCGCCTGACCGGCGCCAACGTGGCGGCGCTGGCCTCGCTGGGCTGGGCGCCCCCGGCACCGACCGAGGTGGCCCTAGGCGGCGGTGTGCAGCCAGCTGTCAAACTGCGCTGGAAACCCACTCCCAGCCGTAACCTGCTGGGCCACAAGATCTACTACCGCCTGACCACCGAGCCGCAGTGGAGCCACTCGGTCTGGGTGCCGGCCGGCACCAACGAATACACCATGACCGGCCTGGTGGTGGACAACTACTACTTCGGCGTGGCCGCCGTGGGTCGGGACGGCAACGAGAGCCTGGTGCAGTTCCCCAGCAGCGTATTCCGCGACTGATATGAAATGACCTCAGAAGGGGCTGCCCGGCGAAAGCTCTCGCCGGTAGGGACGCCCATGATCTCTGTTACTCGCGCCGCCGATTCCAGCAGGCGGGGTTTATCGCCGACCGGCTGCACCCGGTCCCCGACCAGCAGGCCACCAGGCAGCACTTCCAGATGGATAAGGTCCGCGTTCTGGACCGCAACGCAAAGCCCCGCAGCGCCTCGCTGAAGCCTCAATACCAGATGTAGTAGGTGTCGGTGACATAGGTCAGCTTGGTTTTGGTCATGAAAGGATTGTGGCATGCCAGGCGAATACCGCGTAGGATTGC is a window of Deinococcus sp. Marseille-Q6407 DNA encoding:
- a CDS encoding M28 family peptidase, translated to MQLAAAPQAGRIEQDIRTLVGFGTRHTMSDTASETQGIGAATRWMKGEFEKISQQCGGCLEIYEQRTLVPAGSERIDRDTYVTNVYAVLRGTDRPNDYVIMSGDIDSRVSDVMNSTLVSPGANDNASGLSGTIEAARVLSQYRFANSILFAGLSGEEQNLYGGTFLAKKAKEEGWNIIGVLNNDMIGNIEGVNGVIDNQSFRIFSEPYFQGADEQTDATAAALLWRRGGRSQPAAGPLHPPHRPDLSAAAEPHAGLPPGPFRTRRASHSFQRRWLSRRARDGNQRELQPSAPGHPHREWDPVR